The following are encoded in a window of Amycolatopsis lexingtonensis genomic DNA:
- a CDS encoding TetR/AcrR family transcriptional regulator, with translation MIQVMGGKYHHGDLRGELVRVSLDLIAEQGLAGFSVAEVARRAKVSAGAPYRHFADRESLLAEVAANIACQLAERVASAAAEHSDPVDALAAAAGAYTRYLIERRAGMNVLYADGLHGPEHVALHEQTRKLTDEFLMRCLVVAPDPATALELMEQLFTQAHGYGTFQLDGVFVKHGYSVDLVVQKSTEAARIVIAGRTVGGTR, from the coding sequence GTGATCCAGGTCATGGGCGGCAAGTACCACCACGGCGACCTCCGCGGCGAGCTCGTGCGCGTGTCACTGGACCTCATCGCCGAGCAGGGCCTCGCCGGCTTCTCGGTCGCCGAGGTCGCACGGCGGGCGAAGGTCAGCGCCGGCGCGCCCTACCGGCACTTCGCCGACCGCGAGAGCCTGCTGGCCGAGGTCGCGGCGAACATCGCCTGCCAGCTCGCCGAGCGCGTTGCTTCGGCGGCCGCGGAGCACTCGGATCCGGTGGACGCCCTGGCCGCGGCGGCGGGCGCGTACACGCGCTACCTGATCGAGCGCCGGGCGGGGATGAACGTCCTCTACGCCGACGGCCTGCACGGCCCCGAGCACGTCGCGCTGCACGAGCAGACCCGGAAGCTGACCGACGAGTTCCTGATGCGCTGCCTGGTGGTCGCCCCGGACCCCGCGACGGCGCTGGAGCTGATGGAGCAGCTGTTCACCCAGGCACACGGCTACGGCACGTTCCAGCTCGACGGCGTCTTCGTGAAGCACGGGTATTCGGTGGACCTGGTCGTGCAGAAGTCCACTGAGGCCGCTCGGATCGTCATCGCGGGCCGGACTGTCGGTGGTACGCGCTAG
- a CDS encoding pyridoxamine 5'-phosphate oxidase family protein, with translation MGIIDSHEALREVVGEVAERTQKKIIDRIDEHARTLIEHSPFVLLATSSPDGRCDVSPRGDPAGSVLVLDEKTLVLADRPGNKLVDSFRNIVDNPHAGLLFLVPGMNETLRVNGRAKLVSDAPFFDDLVVQGKRPKLAVVVEVEELYMHCAKAFLRSSLWDPATWPERSALPSLGTILRDQMALPISADELDADLNERALTQQY, from the coding sequence ATGGGGATCATCGACTCACACGAAGCCCTGCGGGAAGTCGTCGGCGAGGTCGCCGAGCGGACGCAGAAGAAGATCATCGACCGGATCGACGAGCACGCGCGCACCCTGATCGAGCACTCGCCGTTCGTGCTGCTGGCGACGTCGTCCCCGGACGGCCGCTGCGACGTCTCCCCGCGTGGCGACCCGGCGGGCTCGGTCCTGGTGCTCGACGAGAAGACGCTGGTGCTCGCCGACCGCCCGGGCAACAAGCTGGTCGACAGCTTCCGCAACATCGTCGACAACCCGCACGCCGGTCTGCTGTTCCTGGTGCCGGGGATGAACGAGACGCTCCGGGTCAACGGCCGCGCGAAGCTGGTGTCGGACGCACCTTTCTTCGACGACCTCGTCGTGCAGGGGAAGCGGCCGAAGCTCGCGGTGGTCGTCGAGGTCGAAGAGCTGTATATGCACTGCGCGAAGGCGTTCCTGCGGTCGTCGCTGTGGGATCCGGCGACCTGGCCGGAGCGTTCGGCACTGCCTTCGCTCGGCACGATCCTGCGCGATCAGATGGCGCTCCCGATCTCGGCGGACGAGCTGGACGCGGACCTCAACGAACGGGCGCTGACCCAGCAGTACTGA
- a CDS encoding ArsR/SmtB family transcription factor — MPGELPIPEMADVDLGAVLSALADPHRRAVVLELVAGDGVERACSSFPLPIAKSTRTHHWRVLREAGLVRQRDAGNGTFVRLRRDEFDARFPGLLDVVAGISTAGSAPVR, encoded by the coding sequence ATGCCCGGTGAACTGCCGATCCCGGAGATGGCCGACGTCGACCTCGGCGCGGTCCTGTCCGCCCTCGCCGACCCGCACCGCCGCGCGGTGGTGCTGGAACTCGTGGCCGGGGACGGCGTCGAGCGCGCGTGCTCGTCGTTCCCGCTGCCGATCGCCAAGTCGACCCGGACGCACCACTGGCGCGTGCTGCGCGAAGCCGGCCTGGTCCGCCAGCGCGACGCGGGCAACGGCACGTTCGTGCGGCTGCGCCGGGACGAGTTCGACGCGCGGTTCCCCGGCCTGCTCGACGTCGTCGCCGGGATCAGTACTGCTGGGTCAGCGCCCGTTCGTTGA
- a CDS encoding haloacid dehalogenase type II, with protein MLCVFDVNETLLDLSAIDATIGGPELRREWFGLAIHTVLTVTATGGYQDFAGIAGAAAVEVAARHGREVDLAKVAAGLRSLPAHPDVEPGLAKLRENGHTLVALTNSPLATAEAQLQNAGLAPLLDRIFSAEQVGRLKPAPEPYRQVVAAYPGERALMIAAHDWDIAGAQAAGLETALLTRPGVHPLPGSPAPTYTASTLPELAKLL; from the coding sequence ATGCTGTGCGTCTTCGACGTCAACGAGACCCTGCTCGACCTGTCGGCGATCGACGCCACCATCGGCGGCCCCGAGCTGCGCCGCGAGTGGTTCGGGCTGGCCATCCACACCGTCCTGACCGTGACGGCGACCGGTGGCTACCAGGACTTCGCGGGCATCGCGGGGGCGGCCGCCGTCGAGGTCGCGGCCCGGCATGGACGCGAAGTGGACCTCGCGAAGGTCGCCGCGGGCCTGCGGTCGCTGCCGGCCCACCCGGACGTCGAGCCCGGCCTGGCGAAGCTGCGCGAAAACGGCCACACGCTCGTCGCCCTGACGAACTCGCCGCTCGCCACCGCCGAGGCGCAGCTGCAGAACGCCGGGCTGGCGCCACTGCTCGACCGGATCTTCTCGGCCGAGCAGGTCGGCAGGCTCAAGCCGGCGCCCGAGCCGTACCGCCAGGTCGTGGCCGCCTACCCCGGGGAACGGGCGCTGATGATCGCGGCGCACGACTGGGACATCGCGGGCGCCCAGGCGGCGGGCCTCGAGACGGCGTTGCTCACCCGTCCCGGCGTCCACCCGCTGCCCGGTTCGCCCGCGCCCACCTACACCGCGTCGACCCTGCCGGAGCTGGCCAAACTGCTCTAG
- a CDS encoding NADP-dependent oxidoreductase: MNAPTQATEIRLASRPHGVPTQDNFEIVDTEIPTAGEGQILVRNLVMSVDPAMRGRMRDVKSYAPPFEVGEVMSGGAVGEVVESNVDDVKPGDHVLHQAGWRTHAVLDAKRFVKVDGDAAPLSTYLGVLGMPGLTAYAGLLESAEFKPGDTVFVSGAAGAVGSLVGQLAKLKGAKRVIGSAGSAEKVRHLIDDLGFDAAFNYKDGPVAEQLHAAAPEGIDVYFDNVGGEHLEAAIDAINLHGRIAVCGMISQYNATEATPAPRNLAQIIAKRITIRGLLVLDHWGLQQQFVSEVAPLVQSGQIKYSETFVDGIRNAPEAFLGLLSGANTGKMLVRIAD, from the coding sequence GTGAACGCACCCACCCAGGCGACCGAAATCCGGCTCGCGTCCCGCCCGCACGGTGTCCCCACGCAGGACAACTTCGAGATCGTGGACACCGAGATCCCCACGGCGGGCGAGGGTCAGATCCTGGTGCGCAACCTGGTCATGAGCGTCGACCCGGCCATGCGCGGCCGCATGCGGGACGTGAAGTCCTACGCGCCGCCGTTCGAGGTCGGCGAGGTCATGTCCGGCGGCGCGGTCGGCGAGGTCGTCGAGTCGAACGTCGACGACGTCAAGCCGGGTGACCACGTGCTGCACCAGGCCGGCTGGCGCACGCACGCCGTCCTTGACGCCAAGCGCTTCGTCAAGGTGGACGGCGACGCCGCGCCGCTGTCGACCTACCTCGGCGTGCTCGGCATGCCGGGTCTCACCGCGTACGCGGGCCTGCTGGAGTCGGCCGAGTTCAAGCCGGGCGACACGGTGTTCGTCTCCGGCGCGGCCGGCGCGGTCGGCTCGCTCGTCGGGCAGCTCGCGAAGCTGAAGGGCGCCAAGCGGGTCATCGGCTCGGCGGGTTCGGCGGAGAAGGTCCGCCACCTGATCGACGACCTCGGCTTCGACGCGGCCTTCAACTACAAGGACGGCCCGGTCGCCGAGCAGCTGCACGCCGCGGCGCCCGAGGGCATCGACGTCTACTTCGACAACGTCGGCGGCGAGCACCTCGAAGCCGCGATCGACGCGATCAACCTGCACGGCCGGATCGCCGTCTGCGGGATGATCTCCCAGTACAACGCCACCGAGGCGACCCCGGCGCCGCGCAACCTCGCGCAGATCATCGCCAAGCGGATCACCATCCGCGGCCTGCTGGTGCTCGACCACTGGGGCCTGCAGCAGCAGTTCGTCAGCGAGGTCGCGCCGCTGGTCCAGTCCGGGCAGATCAAGTACTCGGAGACTTTCGTGGACGGCATCCGCAACGCGCCCGAGGCGTTCCTCGGCCTGCTGTCCGGGGCCAACACCGGCAAGATGCTGGTCCGCATCGCCGACTAG
- a CDS encoding SRPBCC family protein, translated as MGKVTATAERTIDAPADKVRALVADYAETRPKLLTEHYRDYEVTEGGVGAGTKAGWKLQATSKRVRDVKATVTEPKPGTLVETDANSSMVTTWTVTEAGERSVVRIETSWDGAGGIGGFFEKTFAPGGLKKIYDGVLGKLAEIV; from the coding sequence ATGGGAAAGGTCACGGCCACCGCGGAGCGCACGATCGACGCTCCGGCCGACAAGGTGCGCGCGCTCGTCGCCGACTACGCCGAAACGCGCCCGAAGCTGCTCACCGAGCACTACCGCGACTACGAGGTCACCGAAGGCGGTGTCGGTGCCGGGACCAAGGCCGGCTGGAAGCTGCAGGCGACGTCCAAGCGCGTGCGGGACGTCAAGGCCACGGTCACCGAGCCGAAGCCGGGCACGCTCGTCGAGACCGACGCGAACTCGAGCATGGTCACCACTTGGACGGTCACCGAAGCGGGTGAGCGCAGCGTGGTCCGGATCGAGACTTCGTGGGACGGTGCCGGGGGTATCGGCGGCTTCTTCGAGAAGACCTTCGCGCCCGGCGGCCTGAAGAAGATTTACGACGGGGTGCTGGGAAAGCTTGCCGAGATCGTGTGA
- a CDS encoding MarR family transcriptional regulator translates to MSATPDATGRRRATVALKESLRELRNQLSLLNHQVSAHLALKDVDLDCLELIARHGPLSPSALARRAGLHPATMTGILDRLQKGGWIVRDRDPEAADRRAVAVRAIRGRNGELFRLYAGMNTAMDELCADYSEEELALIAGFLRRATSAGHTATGDLANG, encoded by the coding sequence ATGAGTGCCACTCCGGACGCCACCGGTCGGCGGCGCGCCACCGTGGCGCTCAAGGAGTCGCTGCGCGAGCTGCGCAACCAGCTTTCCCTGCTGAACCACCAGGTCAGCGCCCACTTGGCACTGAAGGACGTCGACCTGGACTGCCTCGAGCTGATCGCCCGCCACGGCCCGCTGAGCCCGAGCGCGCTGGCTCGCCGGGCGGGGCTGCACCCGGCGACGATGACCGGCATCCTCGACCGCCTGCAGAAGGGCGGCTGGATCGTCCGCGACCGCGACCCGGAGGCGGCCGACCGGCGCGCGGTGGCGGTCCGCGCGATCCGCGGCCGCAACGGCGAGCTGTTCCGGCTCTACGCGGGCATGAACACGGCGATGGACGAGCTGTGCGCGGACTACAGCGAAGAGGAACTGGCGTTGATCGCCGGGTTCCTGCGGCGGGCGACGTCGGCCGGTCACACGGCGACGGGTGATCTCGCTAACGGCTGA
- a CDS encoding class I SAM-dependent methyltransferase: protein MWQSGDAYEAYIGRWSRRIAETFVRQLDVPASRRWLDVGCGTGALTSAVLTAADPAEVAGVDPSEGFLKTARESVTDPRASFEVADARELPFPDDRFDVVVSGLVLNFVPEPARAAAEIARVTAPGGLAAAYLWDLAEGMELIRLFWDTAAELDPAIAEEHEGRRFPLCRPEPLGRLWTEAGFAAVSVGEIKIPTVFRDFDDYWQPFLGAQGPAPAYLATLPEARRDQIRELLRSRLPTNPDGSIPLSASAWVVRGTA, encoded by the coding sequence ATGTGGCAGTCAGGCGACGCGTACGAGGCCTACATCGGACGGTGGAGCCGCCGGATCGCGGAGACGTTCGTCCGGCAGCTCGACGTCCCGGCGAGCCGGCGCTGGCTCGACGTCGGCTGCGGCACCGGCGCCCTGACCTCGGCGGTCCTGACCGCGGCCGACCCGGCGGAGGTCGCGGGAGTCGACCCGTCCGAGGGCTTCCTCAAGACGGCTCGCGAGTCGGTGACGGATCCGCGGGCGTCATTCGAGGTCGCCGACGCCCGCGAGCTCCCGTTCCCCGACGACCGCTTCGACGTGGTCGTGTCGGGGCTGGTCCTGAACTTCGTCCCGGAGCCGGCCCGCGCGGCGGCGGAGATCGCCCGGGTGACGGCGCCGGGCGGGCTGGCGGCGGCGTACCTGTGGGATCTCGCCGAGGGCATGGAGCTGATCCGGCTCTTCTGGGACACCGCGGCCGAACTGGACCCGGCGATCGCCGAGGAGCACGAAGGCCGCCGGTTCCCGCTGTGCCGCCCGGAACCGCTCGGTCGCTTGTGGACGGAAGCGGGCTTCGCGGCGGTGTCCGTGGGAGAGATCAAGATCCCCACGGTGTTCCGGGACTTCGACGACTACTGGCAGCCGTTCCTCGGCGCGCAGGGCCCGGCCCCGGCGTACCTCGCGACACTCCCCGAGGCCCGCCGGGACCAGATCCGTGAACTCCTGCGCAGCCGCCTGCCCACGAACCCGGACGGGTCGATCCCGCTCTCGGCGAGCGCCTGGGTCGTGCGCGGTACCGCTTAG
- a CDS encoding ABC transporter substrate-binding protein has translation MRWFRNASVVAVAVAATLGLAACGGGGDSGDKPAAQSKGGAPIVVASFNFTDSQILAEIYAQALEAKGYPVTKKLNLGSRELIYPSLKSGELQFVPEYQGAAITTGFGKEAGKTAQEEHDQLAKLFEPSGVGLLNFAAAEDKNTYIVKSDLAKEKGIASISDLKKLDKVVMAGPPECEKRLPCFLGFKETYKLTNATFQTIQEAGPRVEQLKSGAVTVIPVDSVSPLTGDSNYTVLKDDLNIVPTENVVPAVNKKVLDERGADFANAVNAVSAKLTTDVMRDLNKRVDSDGEKAEDVAKDWLAQAGL, from the coding sequence GTGCGCTGGTTCCGGAACGCGTCCGTGGTGGCGGTGGCCGTCGCGGCGACGCTCGGCTTGGCCGCCTGTGGTGGTGGCGGCGACAGCGGTGACAAGCCCGCCGCGCAGAGCAAGGGCGGGGCGCCGATCGTCGTCGCCTCCTTCAACTTCACCGACAGCCAGATCCTCGCCGAGATCTACGCCCAGGCGCTGGAGGCGAAGGGCTACCCGGTGACGAAGAAGCTGAACCTGGGCTCGCGGGAGCTGATCTACCCGTCCCTGAAGTCCGGCGAACTCCAGTTCGTCCCGGAGTACCAGGGCGCGGCGATCACCACCGGCTTCGGCAAGGAGGCGGGCAAGACCGCGCAGGAGGAGCACGACCAGCTGGCCAAGCTGTTCGAGCCCAGCGGGGTCGGGCTGCTGAACTTCGCCGCCGCCGAGGACAAGAACACCTACATCGTCAAGTCGGACCTGGCCAAGGAAAAGGGCATCGCGTCCATCAGCGACCTGAAGAAGCTCGACAAGGTCGTCATGGCGGGCCCGCCGGAGTGCGAGAAGCGCCTCCCGTGCTTCCTCGGCTTCAAGGAGACGTACAAGCTCACGAACGCGACCTTCCAGACCATCCAGGAAGCCGGGCCGCGGGTCGAGCAGCTCAAGTCCGGTGCCGTCACGGTCATCCCGGTCGACTCGGTCAGCCCGCTGACCGGCGACTCGAACTACACGGTGCTCAAGGACGACCTGAACATCGTCCCGACCGAGAACGTCGTGCCGGCGGTGAACAAGAAGGTGCTCGACGAGCGCGGCGCCGACTTCGCGAACGCCGTCAACGCGGTGAGCGCGAAGCTGACCACCGACGTCATGCGGGACCTGAACAAGCGCGTCGACTCCGATGGCGAAAAGGCCGAAGACGTCGCGAAGGACTGGCTGGCGCAGGCCGGTCTCTAA